One Callospermophilus lateralis isolate mCalLat2 chromosome 6, mCalLat2.hap1, whole genome shotgun sequence genomic region harbors:
- the Rnf146 gene encoding E3 ubiquitin-protein ligase RNF146, with the protein MMAGCGEIDHSINMLPTNRKANESCSNTAPSLTVPECAICLQTCVHPVSLPCKHVFCYLCVKGASWLGKRCALCRQEIPEDFLDKPTLLSPEELKAASRGNGEYAWYYEGRNGWWQYDERTSRELEDAFSKGKKNTEMLIAGFLYVADLENMVQYRRNEHGRRRKIKRDIIDIPKKGVAGLRLDCDTNTVNLARESSADGADSISAQSGASVQPPVSSARPLTSVDGQLTSPATPSPDAGTSLEDSFAHLQLSGDSIAERSHRGEGEEDHESPSSSRVPDTSIEETESDASSDSEDVSAVVAQHSLTQQRLLVPNVNQTVADRSGTDRSVAGAGTVSVSVRSRRPDGQCTVTEV; encoded by the exons AT gaTGGCTGGCTGTGGTGAGATTGATCACTCAATAAACATGCTTCCTACGAACAGGAAAGCGAATGAGTCCTGTTCTAATACTGCACCTTCTCTAACTGTTCCTGAATGTGCCATTTGTCTGCAAACATGTGTTCACCCAGTCAGTCTGCCTTGTAAGCATGTTTTCTGCTATCTGTGTGTAAAGGGAGCTTCGTGGCTTGGAAAGCGATGTGCCCTTTGTCGACAAGAAATTCCTGAGGATTTCCTTGACAAGCCAACTTTGTTGTCACCAGAAGAACTTAAGGCAGCAAGTAGAGGAAATGgtgaatatgcatggtattatgaaGGAAGAAATGGGTGGTGGCAGTATGATGAGCGTACTAGTAGAGAGCTGGAAGATGCTTTTTCTAAAGGTAAAAAGAACACTGAAATGTTAATTGCTGGGTTTCTGTATGTTGCTGATCTTGAAAATATGGTTCAGTATAGGAGAAATGAACATGGACGTCGCAGGAAGATTAAACGAGATATAATAGATATACCAAAGAAGGGAGTAGCTGGACTTAGGCTGGACTGTGACACTAATACCGTAAACCTAGCGAGAGAGAGTTCTGCCGATGGAGCGGACAGCATATCAGCACAGAGTGGAGCTTCTGTTCAGCCTCCAGTGTCTTCTGCAAGGCCCCTAACATCAGTAGATGGCCAGTTAACCAGTCCTGCAACACCATCCCCTGATGCAGGTACTTCTCTGGAAGACTCTTTTGCTCATTTACAACTCAGTGGAGACAGCATAGCTGAAAGGAGTCATAGGGGGGAAGGAGAAGAAGATCATGAATCACCTTCTTCAAGCAGGGTACCTGACACCTCCATTGAAGAAACCGAATCAGATGCCAGTAGTGATAGTGAAGATGTATCCGCAGTTGTTGCACAGCACTCCTTGACCCAACAGAGACTTTTGGTTCCTAATGTAAACCAGACAGTAGCTGATCGATCAGGAACTGATCGATCAGTAGCAGGGGCTGGAACAGTGAGTGTCAGTGTCAGATCTAGAAGGCCTGATGGACAGTGCACAGTAACtgaagtttaa